Below is a window of Hyphomicrobiales bacterium DNA.
AGCGAGACGCGCCAGGCGCGGTCCTCCAGATGCGCCGGAAACAGCTCCACCGTGTCGCCGCGCACCCGGAAGGTGCCGCGCTGGAAATCGGAATCGTTGCGCCGGTAGTGCAGGGCGACGAGGTCGGCGAGGAGCTGGCGCTGGGCGATGCGCTCGGCCTTCTTCAGCGCGAAGGTCATCGCCGTATAGGTCTCCACCGAGCCGATGCCGTAGATGCAGGAGACCGAGGCGACGATGATCACGTCGTCGCGCTCCAAGAGCGCCCGGGTGGCCGAGTGGCGCATCCGGTCGATCTGTTCGTTGATGGAGGATTCCTTCTCGATATAGGTGTCGGTGCGGGGCACATAGGCCTCGGGCTGGTAATAGTCGTAATAGGAAACGAAATACTCGACCGCGTTTTCCGGGAAAAAGGCCTTGAACTCGCCATAGAGCTGGGCAGCGAGCGTCTTGTTCGGCGCCAGCACCAGGGCCGGGCGCTGGGTCGCGGCGATCACCTTGGCCATGGTGAAGGTTTTTCCGGAGCCGGTGACGCCGAGCAGCACCTGGTCGCGCTCCTGTGCCTTGACGCCGGCGACCAGTTCTTCGATTGCCTGCGGCTGGTCGCCGCGCGGCTCATAGTCGGCGGTCAGGGTGAAGGCGATGCCGCCCTCGCTCTTTTCCGGCCTGGGCGGGCGGTGCGGCGTCCACGGCTTGCCGGCGAATTCCGGCCGTCCGCCCTCGAGCAGGTTCTTCAGCGATTCGATGGTTGCAACCGCCCCTTCGCCGCGTAGCGGCGCGGGGGCCGAGCCTTCCGCCGGCAGGTCGGCCGGGGCGTCGGAAACGCGGGAAGCCTTGCCGCTCTTCAGGAAATCGGGCTTGCGCGGCTTTTTCGAGATGTCGGGCAGGAGCGCGTCGAGGTCGAACGGCTCGCCCTCATAGGGCGCCTGCGGACGTTCGGAAAAGCCGGCCTGTTTCTTGCGCGGGGGCATGGGGCGAATATGGCGCGGCGGGCCGGATGAGGGAAGGGGGCCGCGCCGCCCCTGCCGCGGTCAGCGCTCGTGCCAATCGCCGAGTCCGTCGTCGGACGTCCAGCGTTCCTCGCCACCGCCAGATTGGTGCTGCCAGTCGGAAGCCTTGTCGGAACCCCGGTCGTGTCCTCCGTCATGGTTGAAGCGATGCTCGGAGGGCCGCCGCGGCTTGCGGGGAGCGCGGCGCGGCTCCCGCTCGTTGTCGAACGCGAACCGGCCAAAGGAAAAGTCGAAATAGAGCTCGGGTGCAGCAGGCTCCGGATAATAGTAGCCGGGCGGTTCGACGCCGGCGAGGTAACGGCAGAAGACCCAGCCGCGATAGCCGGCCCATTCGACCTCGCACCAGCCGCCCGAATAGCCGATGAGCTCGACCCAGCCGCCGCCGGGAATCACCATAATCGGTGCGTAGCCGACGCCCGGGCCGGTGCGCAGATTGAGACCTGCGGTAACACGCAAGCTTTCCGCTTCCGCGCGCGCCGGCAGCATCAGCCCGGCGATCAGCGCGGCGACGGCAACCATCAGACGAACGGACATTTCTGTCTCCTTCGAGTTGACGACCGGACCCGCCCCCAAGAATATGGGGCCAAGACGCCGGCTCTAAAAGGGGGCCGCGCGCGCCTCAGGGCAACGAGCGCATGGCCTCAGCGGTCATAGTCGTGACCGCCGGGACCGCGAAAAGGCCAAGGAAACTCCGGCGCTCGGTCGCGGCGATAATCCCGGCGCGGCGGCACCCTGTAATGCGGGCGATAGTGCCGGTCCCGGTCATGATCGAAAATCCACGGCCCCAGGAAGAAGTCGAAAAAGACGCGGGGGCTGCGGTCGGGATAATAATAGCCGCCGGCCAGATAGCGGCAGGCGACCCAGCCCCGATAGCCGGCCCAGCTGACGTCGCACCAGTTGCCCGAACGGCCGATGAGATCGACCCAGCCGCCGCCGGGAATGACCGTGATGCGTGCGTAGCTGGCGCCGGGGCCGGTGCGTAGATTGAGACCTGTCGTGACGCGCATGCTCGCCGCGTCTGCGCTCGCCGGCAGCATCAGCCCGGCGATGAACGCCGCAATGATCATCATAGCGGGAGGGGACATTTCAACCTCCTCTCAACCTCCTCGGATTGACTGCTCAGGCCCCCACTTACCGATGTGGCGACGGACGGCCGCGAGTGACAGGGCCGCCGACGGGTCATTTCGTCGCGCCGTTCACTTGTGTGGTAAAATTTTATCCTTGTCGCCGCATCGTCGCCGGCGGTCGCGGTGGCGTCCACGATCAAGAGGGAACCGCAATGCCCATCAATCCGTTCCGCCCCGCGGCGACGCCGCGCTGTTTCGCCTTGATGGCCGCCGCAGGCGCCGCCGCGCTCGCTCTTTCCGCCGCCGCCCACGCCCAGGACAACGCCTACGAATTCATCGCGCCGCCGTCGAAGGCGTCCAACGCCATCTACGCTCTGAACAACCGGACCGGGGAGATCCGCGGCTGCATCTACCAGCGTGTCGAGGGGCAGACGATCGGCGAGGCCGTCTGCTACGAGTCGGGCAGCGGCGCCAGCGCGCAGGGCGAGGCGGCTTACGGCCTGTATGCCAACAATCTGGAAAAGGAGGGCGGCGTCATCCGCGTCAATTTCGCCACCGGCGCCGTCGCCTATTGCTGGATCGACTTCAAGGGCGAGCAGACGGTGTGCACCGAGCAGGCCGAGTAATCTTCCCGCTCCCCCGGACGCGGCGCCTGCCATGATGTCATTCTGCCGCGATGGCAATGTCCAAGAGCCGCGCTAAGATGGCCGGCGGCCCGCGCGGGCCGAACGCGTCGAGAAAGCCGGGGAGGGGATAGCGATGAACGACACCGTCAAATATCTGTTGCCGGAAGACCGCATTCCGCGGGCCTGGTACAACATCATGGCGGACCTGCCCGAGCCGCCGCCGCCGGTGCTGCACCCGGGCACCGGAAAGCCCGTCGGCCCCGACGATCTGGCGCCACTGTTCCCCATGCAGCTGATCATGCAGGAGGTCTCCGCCGAGCCCGAGATCGAAATCCCTGGCCCGGTGCGCGAGGTCTTGAAGCTGTGGCGACCGTCTCCCCTGATCCGCGCCCGCAGACTGGAAAAGGCCCTCGATACGCCGGCCAAGATCTACTTCAAATATGAGGGGGTCAGCCCGACCGGCAGCCACAAGCCGAACACCGCCGTGGCCCAGGCCTACTACAACAAGGAGGCCGGCGTCGCCAAGCTCTCGACCGAGACCGGCGCCGGCCAGTGGGGCTCCTCGCTCGCCTTCGCGGGCCACCTGTTCGGCCTTGAGGTCAAGGTCTACATGGTCCGCGTCAGCTACGAGCAGAAGCCCTATCGCCGCGCCCTGATGGAGGCCTATGGCGCGACCTGCATCCCGAGCCCGAGCGAGGAGACCGCGTCCGGCCGCGCCATCCTCGCCGAACACCCGGATTCCCCCGGCAGCCTTGGCATCGCCATTTCCGAAGCCGTCGAGGTGGCGGCGCAGAACGACGACACCAAATATTCGCTCGGCAGCGTGCTCAACCACGTGCTGTTGCACCAGACGGTGATCGGCATCGAGGCGCTGGAGCAGATGGAAATGGCCGGTGACTGGCCGGACATCGTCATCGGCTGCGCCGGCGGCGGCTCGAACTTCTCCGGCCTCAGCCTGCCGTTCGTCGGCAAGAAGATCCGCGAGAAATTGGACACGCGGATCATCGCCGCCGAGCCCGCCGCCTGCCCGACGCTGACGCGGGGCACCTACGCTTACGATTTCGGCGACACGGCGCATCTCACCCCGCTGGTGAAGATGCACACGCTGGGCTCGACCTTCATCCCGCCTGGCTTCCACGCCGGCGGCCTGCGCTATCACGGCATGTCGCCGATCGTCAGCCACCTGCTGCAGCTCGGCCTGATCGAGGCCAAGGCGGTGCGCCAGATCCCGTGCTTCGAGGCCGGCGTCACCTTCGCCCGCACCGAGGGCATCATCCCGGCGCCGGAATCGACCCACGCGGTGCGCGTCGCCATGGACGAGGCGCTGGCCTGCAAGAAGACGGGAAAAAGCCGCACGATCCTGTTCAACCTCTCCGGCCACGGCCATTTCGACATGCAGGCCTATGCCGACTATTTTGCCGGCGTTCTGGAAGACCGCGACTATGACGAGGCATCGCTGGCCGCCGCGCTGGCGGCCCTGCCTAAGGTCGCCGCCGCGGAGTAACGACCGGGCAGCGCGACCAATAACTTG
It encodes the following:
- a CDS encoding TrpB-like pyridoxal phosphate-dependent enzyme produces the protein MNDTVKYLLPEDRIPRAWYNIMADLPEPPPPVLHPGTGKPVGPDDLAPLFPMQLIMQEVSAEPEIEIPGPVREVLKLWRPSPLIRARRLEKALDTPAKIYFKYEGVSPTGSHKPNTAVAQAYYNKEAGVAKLSTETGAGQWGSSLAFAGHLFGLEVKVYMVRVSYEQKPYRRALMEAYGATCIPSPSEETASGRAILAEHPDSPGSLGIAISEAVEVAAQNDDTKYSLGSVLNHVLLHQTVIGIEALEQMEMAGDWPDIVIGCAGGGSNFSGLSLPFVGKKIREKLDTRIIAAEPAACPTLTRGTYAYDFGDTAHLTPLVKMHTLGSTFIPPGFHAGGLRYHGMSPIVSHLLQLGLIEAKAVRQIPCFEAGVTFARTEGIIPAPESTHAVRVAMDEALACKKTGKSRTILFNLSGHGHFDMQAYADYFAGVLEDRDYDEASLAAALAALPKVAAAE
- a CDS encoding SH3 domain-containing protein, producing the protein MSVRLMVAVAALIAGLMLPARAEAESLRVTAGLNLRTGPGVGYAPIMVIPGGGWVELIGYSGGWCEVEWAGYRGWVFCRYLAGVEPPGYYYPEPAAPELYFDFSFGRFAFDNEREPRRAPRKPRRPSEHRFNHDGGHDRGSDKASDWQHQSGGGEERWTSDDGLGDWHER
- a CDS encoding SH3 domain-containing protein: MSPPAMMIIAAFIAGLMLPASADAASMRVTTGLNLRTGPGASYARITVIPGGGWVDLIGRSGNWCDVSWAGYRGWVACRYLAGGYYYPDRSPRVFFDFFLGPWIFDHDRDRHYRPHYRVPPRRDYRRDRAPEFPWPFRGPGGHDYDR